CTTACGTGATGTTCGTCCGGAACGCCCGGTACTTGGGGTCGTAGAGCTCGCGAATCACCACGGGTTCCGTGAGCGGCACCCGCGCGATCTCGGACTCCTTGGCGTCGTAGCCGATCACGGAGTCCCCGTCCACCCGGAAGTAGTGGGCGATCTCCGGCGTGGCGCCTAAGAGCGTCAGGGCGCCGAGCAGCTTCCGGTCCATGGCGACCTGCCGGTACATGTCGGTGGCCCGCTCGGCACCCCAGCCGAACATCTGGCGCAGGTAGACGGCCGGCACGTGGATCGGCGGGATGTAGTACGTGTTCGGCTCGAGCCCGAACTGCGGGTAGAGGGGCTGGGCGATCTTCTTGACGTGGACCAGGTAGTCGAGGGGATTGTCCTCGTCCACCTTGTCGGGGGCGTTGAGGAAGCCCTGGATCCGGATCTTCCCGATGCAGGTGATGGTGCACTGGGTCTGCCGTCCCCCCTCGACGGCCGGATAGCAGCCGATGCACTTCTCGCTGACCCGCGTCTGGGCGTTGAAGTAGACCTTCTTGTACGGGCAACCGCGCACGCACTCGCGGTAGCCCCGGCACCGGCTCTGGTCCAGCAGCACGATGCCGTCCTCGGGGCGCTTGTAGATGGACTGCCGCGGGCAGGCCGAGAGACAGGCCGGGTAGGTGCAGTGGTTGCAGATCCGCGGGAGGTAGAACATCCACTGCAGGTGGGGCAGCGTGAGGTGCGCCCCCTGCGGCATGAGCCCGGTGGAGTCGTCCTCGCCGATGTTCGGGTGGGCGTAGTCGATGTCCTCGGGCAGGTAGCCGAGG
Above is a window of Candidatus Rokuibacteriota bacterium DNA encoding:
- a CDS encoding dehydrogenase, which encodes MAKVHNWQLGREMDYPYEGRRPEKQFAMIFDTNKCIACQTCTVACKTTWTTGRGQEYMYWNNVETKPYGYYPLGWDVTILDRLGVQEMDGPVYRGKTLFDAAPTGEIILGYLPEDIDYAHPNIGEDDSTGLMPQGAHLTLPHLQWMFYLPRICNHCTYPACLSACPRQSIYKRPEDGIVLLDQSRCRGYRECVRGCPYKKVYFNAQTRVSEKCIGCYPAVEGGRQTQCTITCIGKIRIQGFLNAPDKVDEDNPLDYLVHVKKIAQPLYPQFGLEPNTYYIPPIHVPAVYLRQMFGWGAERATDMYRQVAMDRKLLGALTLLGATPEIAHYFRVDGDSVIGYDAKESEIARVPLTEPVVIRELYDPKYRAFRTNIT